A portion of the Accipiter gentilis unplaced genomic scaffold, bAccGen1.1, whole genome shotgun sequence genome contains these proteins:
- the FKRP gene encoding ribitol 5-phosphate transferase FKRP, translated as MRVTPCQATLAGAISLNLLLLYCAWRGPGGSPPSCRPPRGVPGITVLLRDFEDFENDLAGTARSFASLPVPVLVAAETAPYPPVPLPAEVGLLPLRPVADQPPPLAHPELHIRTRHVALVPDGTRAVPGLLERMRDALEEGAGDTRLVAAPVGSVPLRCLELRLEPRAWTARYSPSTPGVCRAVEGTAVLLLRTRDLFALPFPLARPVPTALFIQAAFRGWGLRLMPAAFPTARRPPISPHGRWKAENLAETRRRRLMHDLGIKREVLADGRERWYGCGKETARCFGTVHARTPQYLLAGRWTPPCCLRALRETAQHVARILEAAGVRYWLEGGSLLGAARLGDIIPWDYDVDLGIYREDVGKCRWLAAAAAGEPVEDTEGFLWEKAAEGDFYRVHYSRSNRLHVDLWPFYPRGGLMTKDTWLGHPQDMEFPESFLRPRVPMAFAGFTAMAPNNARAFLELKFGPGAIENPEYPNPAIKRLGQD; from the coding sequence ATGCGGGTGACACCGTGCCAGGCCACCTTGGCGGGGGCCATCAGCctcaacctcctcctcctctactgCGCCTGGAGGGGACCAGGAGGGTCTCCCCCCTCCTGCCGTCCCCCCCGCGGTGTCCCCGGCATCACTGTCCTTCTCCGGGACTTCGAGGACTTTGAGAACGACCTGGCAGGGACAGCCCGATCCTTCGCCTCTTTACCCGTCCCGGTGCTGGTGGCTGCTGAAACGGCACCGTATCCACCGGTACCATTACCGGCAGAGGTTGGCCTGTTACCGCTGCGTCCTGTGGCCGACCAGCCTCCGCCGTTGGCGCATCCTGAGCTCCACATCCGCACCCGCCACGTAGCTTTGGTCCCGGATGGCACCCGTGCTGTCCCTGGGTTGCTGGAACGTATGCGGGATGCACTGGAAGAAGGTGCTGGTGACACTCGGTTGGTGGCGGCACCGGTGGGATCAGTGCCATTGCGGTGCCTGGAGCTGAGGTTAGAACCGCGGGCATGGACGGCACGGTACAGCCCCAGCACACCAGGGGTTTGCCGGGCGGTAGAGGGAACGGCAGTGCTGCTGCTTCGCACCCGTGACCTCTtcgctctccccttccctttgGCGCGACCAGTGCCCACTGCACTCTTCATCCAGGCAGCGTtccggggctgggggctgcggttGATGCCAGCAGCATTCCCAACTGCTCGCCGACCTCCCATCTCCCCCCACGGCCGCTGGAAAGCTGAAAACCTGGCAGAAACCCGGCGACGCCGGTTGATGCACGACCTCGGCATCAAACGGGAAGTGCTGGCGGATGGGCGGGAGCGCTGGTACGGCTGTGGCAAGGAGACAGCGCGATGCTTTGGCACGGTGCATGCTCGTACCCCCCAGTACCTCCTTGCCGGGCGGTGGACCCCCCCATGCTGCCTACGGGCGCTGCGGGAAACCGCCCAGCACGTAGCCAGGATCCTGGAGGCCGCCGGCGTACGGTACTGGTTAGAGGGGGGGTCGTTACTGGGGGCTGCCCGCCTCGGGGACATCATCCCTTGGGATTACGATGTGGATTTGGGAATTTACCGGGAAGATGTGGGTAAATGCCGGTGGctggcggcggcagcagcaggggaGCCGGTGGAAGACACTGAGGGTTTCCTTtgggagaaggcagcagagggAGACTTTTACCGCGTCCACTACAGTCGGAGCAACCGGTTACACGTGGACCTGTGGCCCTTTTACCCCCGCGGGGGGCTGATGACCAAGGACACCTGGTTGGGGCACCCCCAGGACATGGAGTTCCCCGAAAGTTTCCTCCGTCCCCGGGTGCCGATGGCTTTTGCTGGTTTCACCGCCATGGCACCCAACAACGCCCGCGCCTTCCTCGAGCTGAAGTTTGGGCCAGGAGCCATCGAAAACCCCGAGTACCCCAACCCTGCCATCAAGCGCCTGGGGCAGGACTga